In Legionella cardiaca, a genomic segment contains:
- a CDS encoding L,D-transpeptidase has protein sequence MQKNTNQFIYISAKQQMMHCFENDNAYRIYLVSTGKNGLGEQNGSGCTPRGWHVIYSRIGLNKPINTVFVSRKPTGETYSSELALRYPKRDWILTRILQLDGLEEGRNRGGEVDSLRRYIYIHGTPDTKELGKPASHGCIRMRNEDVIELTDWIIPGARVYIE, from the coding sequence ATGCAAAAAAACACTAATCAATTTATTTATATTTCTGCCAAGCAGCAAATGATGCATTGTTTTGAAAATGACAACGCATATAGGATATATTTGGTCTCGACTGGTAAAAATGGTTTAGGGGAACAAAATGGAAGTGGGTGCACTCCTAGAGGCTGGCATGTGATCTATTCGCGTATTGGTCTTAATAAGCCAATTAATACTGTGTTTGTATCGCGCAAGCCTACAGGAGAAACGTATAGTTCGGAGTTGGCTTTGCGATATCCGAAACGAGATTGGATATTAACACGCATTCTTCAGCTTGATGGACTGGAAGAAGGAAGAAATCGAGGAGGGGAAGTCGATAGTTTGCGGCGTTATATTTATATTCACGGTACCCCGGACACAAAAGAACTGGGAAAGCCTGCTTCTCATGGTTGTATTCGCATGCGAAATGAAGATGTCATCGAGTTGACGGACTGGATTATTCCTGGAGCCCGAGTTTATATTGAATAA
- a CDS encoding NAD-dependent succinate-semialdehyde dehydrogenase yields the protein MIIRTINPSTEEVLKEYKILSEKQLSACIDAGHLSFDVWKKTPFSHRKQLMLKMAKLLREKKDELALLMAHEMGKPITAGRAEIEKCAWVCEHYAENAESYLQPRIVQTEMSKAMVCYQPLGIIFAIMPWNFPFWQVFRFAVPTLMAGNAAILKHAPISTGTGNRIAELFAEAGFPEHLFQHFILDNDLAAQVIANEKIRAVTLTGSETAGATVSANAASHLKKAVLELGGSDPYLILHDADLDLAAKAVVTSRLNNTGQVCIAAKRVIAVESIHNSLVEKIQNLMKNYHMGDPLDEKTNIGPMARDDLRKTVHEQVEKSIKSGAKLIEGGEIPKCKGFYYPPTLLVNVKKGMVAFDEEIFGPVISIIEAKDESEAIQLANQTQFGLGAAVFTQDLARGEHIARYEIEAGACFVNAFVASDPRLPFGGIKRSGFGRELSKEGILEFVNTKTIAINDNAKKH from the coding sequence ATGATAATTCGTACTATAAATCCCAGCACGGAAGAGGTCTTAAAAGAGTATAAAATTCTAAGTGAAAAGCAATTATCTGCCTGTATTGATGCTGGACATCTAAGTTTCGATGTCTGGAAAAAAACGCCTTTTTCCCATCGTAAGCAATTGATGCTAAAAATGGCAAAATTGCTCAGAGAAAAAAAAGATGAGCTTGCTTTACTCATGGCTCATGAGATGGGTAAGCCAATTACTGCTGGACGAGCAGAAATTGAAAAATGCGCATGGGTTTGTGAGCATTATGCTGAAAACGCAGAAAGTTATCTACAACCTCGCATTGTTCAAACCGAGATGAGCAAAGCAATGGTATGTTACCAACCATTAGGCATTATTTTTGCGATTATGCCCTGGAATTTTCCTTTTTGGCAGGTATTTCGTTTTGCTGTACCCACGCTAATGGCTGGTAATGCGGCAATTTTAAAGCACGCCCCTATTTCAACAGGTACTGGCAATCGTATTGCTGAGTTATTTGCTGAGGCTGGTTTCCCTGAACATTTATTTCAACATTTTATTTTAGATAATGATTTGGCAGCGCAAGTTATTGCAAATGAGAAAATTAGAGCTGTGACGCTAACGGGTAGTGAAACAGCGGGAGCAACCGTGTCAGCGAATGCCGCTAGTCATTTAAAAAAGGCCGTGCTGGAGTTAGGTGGTAGTGATCCTTATTTAATCCTTCACGATGCAGATCTTGATCTAGCTGCTAAAGCCGTTGTGACTTCGCGGCTTAATAATACCGGACAAGTTTGTATTGCTGCAAAACGTGTCATTGCTGTTGAATCGATACATAATTCGCTTGTGGAGAAAATCCAAAATTTAATGAAAAATTATCATATGGGTGATCCTCTGGATGAAAAAACCAATATAGGACCTATGGCACGTGATGATTTACGAAAAACAGTTCATGAACAAGTTGAAAAGAGTATAAAATCCGGCGCTAAATTAATTGAAGGAGGGGAAATACCCAAGTGCAAAGGGTTTTATTATCCGCCTACTTTATTAGTAAATGTGAAAAAAGGCATGGTTGCTTTTGATGAGGAGATATTTGGTCCAGTGATTTCTATTATTGAGGCAAAAGATGAATCAGAGGCAATTCAGCTTGCGAATCAAACCCAATTTGGATTAGGTGCCGCAGTTTTTACCCAGGATTTAGCACGAGGAGAACATATTGCAAGATATGAAATAGAAGCAGGAGCCTGTTTTGTAAATGCTTTTGTTGCTTCTGACCCTAGATTGCCCTTCGGCGGTATAAAACGTTCTGGGTTTGGGCGAGAATTATCGAAAGAAGGTATTTTAGAGTTTGTAAATACAAAAACAATTGCAATTAATGATAATGCAAAAAAACACTAA
- the pcsA gene encoding phosphatidylcholine synthase: MTNKKLGYHPAHYLVAWAVHAFTASAAFFGVLTLIKIYQHNYVQALWFMAITVVIDAVDGTLARLVRVKSVLPNVDGTLLDNIVDYLNYVITPCFFLYVKPDMLPSSYLLFIITAITITSSYQFCQIDAKTPDHFFKGFPCYWNIAVFYMFIFNTSMYTNAWILSILCILIFVPIKYVYPSRLDYLTQYRYLKIVMHTFSLIYGLSSALVLWNYPNINYTWLFLSVGYVVMYLSLSMYRTYSPMTHSEVITDSK, encoded by the coding sequence ATGACAAATAAAAAACTAGGCTACCACCCCGCTCATTATTTGGTTGCCTGGGCTGTGCATGCCTTTACAGCAAGCGCCGCATTCTTTGGTGTTCTTACCCTTATTAAAATTTACCAGCATAACTACGTCCAAGCATTATGGTTTATGGCAATTACGGTAGTAATCGATGCGGTCGATGGCACGCTTGCAAGATTAGTGCGTGTAAAATCAGTATTACCCAATGTTGATGGAACCTTGCTTGATAACATTGTAGATTACCTAAACTACGTCATCACCCCTTGTTTTTTCCTTTATGTAAAACCGGACATGTTGCCATCCAGTTATTTATTATTCATTATTACTGCAATTACAATAACGTCCTCCTATCAATTTTGTCAGATTGATGCTAAAACACCTGATCATTTCTTTAAAGGTTTTCCTTGTTATTGGAATATTGCCGTTTTTTATATGTTCATCTTTAATACGTCAATGTACACTAATGCATGGATACTATCGATTTTGTGTATATTAATTTTTGTTCCCATCAAGTACGTTTATCCTTCTCGCCTGGATTACTTAACCCAATATCGTTATCTAAAAATTGTTATGCATACTTTCTCTTTAATTTATGGACTTAGTTCTGCTCTTGTTCTTTGGAATTATCCCAACATTAATTATACGTGGCTGTTTTTATCCGTAGGCTATGTAGTGATGTATTTAAGCCTAAGCATGTATCGAACTTATTCTCCGATGACGCATTCTGAAGTGATTACTGACAGTAAATAG
- a CDS encoding enhanced entry protein EnhB, which produces MSFFKAIMSVAMITVSLNSVAATPTPFPHGCEVSGFGFGQNHLIVNDNGLQSFYLIQNRSNQPIELQRIETREVFMSPSLNVKLDPLNWAAFASDIENLHFQCFIKENETIKTLDCRDVLDVCQYPRVKFALSNMGNYWVSTNKGQNEVITDATKKGIYLRW; this is translated from the coding sequence ATGTCATTTTTTAAAGCAATCATGTCAGTAGCAATGATTACTGTTTCCTTAAATAGTGTAGCCGCCACACCAACACCATTCCCTCATGGCTGTGAAGTTAGTGGTTTTGGCTTTGGCCAAAATCATTTAATCGTTAATGACAACGGTTTACAATCTTTTTATTTAATTCAAAATCGCAGCAACCAACCCATTGAGTTACAGCGTATTGAAACTCGTGAAGTGTTTATGAGTCCGTCACTAAACGTAAAATTAGATCCTTTGAATTGGGCGGCTTTTGCTTCAGACATTGAAAACTTACATTTTCAATGTTTCATCAAGGAAAATGAAACAATAAAAACTTTGGATTGTCGCGATGTTTTAGATGTTTGCCAATATCCGCGCGTTAAATTTGCTTTAAGCAATATGGGAAACTATTGGGTTTCTACAAATAAAGGTCAGAATGAGGTCATTACTGATGCAACCAAAAAAGGAATTTACTTACGCTGGTGA
- a CDS encoding thioredoxin family protein yields MAKTPSNMIPLGTQARQFSLLDVVSGTKVSLNNTWNSKATVIMFICNHCPYVKHINKELAKLARDYSAKGVSFLAINSNDVEAYPDDSPENMKKTAIEQNYSFPYLYDETQEVARAYQAACTPDFYIFDANLSLVYRGQFDDSRPGNTTAVTGEHVRSALDSLLSDQPVTVEQKPSLGCNIKWKN; encoded by the coding sequence ATGGCTAAAACCCCCTCTAATATGATTCCCTTAGGCACTCAGGCTAGACAATTCTCTCTATTAGATGTCGTAAGCGGAACCAAGGTGAGTTTAAATAATACCTGGAATAGTAAAGCAACCGTAATTATGTTTATTTGTAACCATTGTCCCTACGTTAAACATATAAATAAGGAATTGGCAAAATTAGCACGAGACTACAGTGCAAAAGGTGTAAGTTTTCTCGCCATTAATTCAAACGACGTAGAAGCTTATCCTGACGATTCACCAGAGAATATGAAAAAAACAGCGATCGAGCAAAATTATTCCTTTCCTTATCTCTATGATGAGACGCAAGAAGTTGCCAGAGCATATCAAGCTGCTTGTACGCCTGATTTCTATATTTTTGACGCCAACCTTAGTTTGGTTTACAGAGGGCAATTTGATGACTCTCGACCAGGAAATACTACCGCCGTCACAGGTGAGCATGTCCGCAGCGCCTTAGATAGTTTATTGTCAGATCAACCTGTCACTGTTGAACAAAAACCTAGCTTGGGATGCAACATTAAGTGGAAAAATTAG
- a CDS encoding YqfO family protein, producing the protein MEKLAQYKLTFYVPESHIEQVKQAVFDAGAGRLGNYEHCCWQCLGQGQFKPLTEANPTIGTPNILTFVSEYKVEMLCSAKHIAKVVQALKSSHPYEEPAFDVVRLESY; encoded by the coding sequence GTGGAAAAATTAGCTCAGTATAAATTAACTTTTTATGTTCCAGAAAGCCACATCGAACAAGTTAAACAAGCTGTATTTGATGCTGGCGCTGGAAGGCTCGGTAATTATGAGCATTGTTGCTGGCAATGCTTAGGTCAGGGTCAATTTAAACCTCTTACAGAAGCAAATCCTACAATTGGCACACCTAATATCTTAACGTTTGTCTCTGAGTATAAAGTGGAAATGCTGTGCTCTGCCAAGCATATTGCAAAAGTAGTTCAAGCCCTTAAGTCAAGTCATCCTTATGAAGAGCCGGCATTTGATGTGGTGCGTTTGGAAAGTTATTAA
- the rplI gene encoding 50S ribosomal protein L9 codes for MEVILLEKIRNLGNLGDKVNVKAGYGRNYLIPQSKAVFATEENVKRFEERRADLEKKAQQSLANAEQRAAKLNDVTIVISAMASDEGKLYGSVGPNEVKDALKAKSIEVSKREIVMPEGPIHSIGDYVVEIHVHSDVIANLQIQIVPAK; via the coding sequence ATGGAAGTTATTTTATTAGAAAAAATTAGGAACTTAGGAAATTTAGGCGATAAAGTAAATGTAAAAGCAGGTTATGGTCGAAATTACCTAATTCCACAAAGCAAAGCTGTATTTGCTACTGAAGAAAATGTTAAGCGCTTTGAAGAGCGTCGTGCCGATCTTGAGAAAAAAGCACAGCAATCTTTGGCAAATGCCGAGCAACGTGCTGCCAAATTAAACGATGTAACTATCGTTATTTCGGCAATGGCAAGCGATGAGGGTAAACTTTACGGCTCCGTTGGTCCGAATGAAGTTAAAGATGCCCTAAAGGCTAAATCAATTGAAGTAAGCAAGCGTGAAATCGTTATGCCAGAAGGTCCTATTCACTCTATTGGTGATTACGTGGTTGAAATTCACGTTCATAGCGATGTTATTGCAAATCTGCAAATTCAAATTGTTCCTGCAAAATAA
- the rpsR gene encoding 30S ribosomal protein S18: protein MSNAYFRRKKMRLSTEGATEIDYKDIIALKNYITETGKIVPSRITGTPTRPQRQLAQAIKWARFLGLLPYCDSHR from the coding sequence ATGTCAAATGCATATTTTCGACGTAAAAAAATGCGCTTAAGCACAGAAGGTGCTACTGAAATTGATTATAAAGATATCATCGCTTTAAAAAACTACATTACTGAAACAGGCAAAATTGTACCAAGCCGCATTACTGGTACTCCAACTCGCCCCCAACGTCAGTTGGCACAAGCTATAAAATGGGCGCGCTTTTTGGGATTGTTGCCTTATTGTGACAGCCACCGTTAA
- the rpsF gene encoding 30S ribosomal protein S6: MRHYEVVFLVHPDQSEQVPAMVERYEGIITKHDGKIHRKEDWGRRQLAYTIKEVHKAHYILMNIECNQAALDELKNAFKFNDAILRNLIIKRKHAITGQSVLMKKEKDERAA; encoded by the coding sequence GTGAGACATTATGAAGTAGTGTTTCTCGTGCACCCCGATCAAAGCGAACAAGTACCTGCAATGGTTGAGCGTTATGAGGGGATTATTACCAAGCATGATGGAAAAATTCATCGTAAGGAAGACTGGGGTCGTAGACAGCTTGCTTACACCATCAAAGAAGTTCATAAAGCACATTACATATTAATGAATATTGAATGTAATCAGGCTGCACTTGATGAGCTAAAAAATGCATTTAAATTTAACGATGCCATTTTGAGAAATTTAATCATCAAGCGTAAACACGCGATTACTGGTCAATCCGTGTTAATGAAGAAAGAAAAAGACGAAAGAGCAGCCTAA
- a CDS encoding Fic family protein — translation MSDTQKNWIWQQLDWPKFHWDEAVIQPLLRAVRLKQGVLLGRTGAVNDNITLEASLDTLLQNIIASSAIEGEQLNAQSVRSSLAKRIGLHLNQSYPTTERSEGLAQMMLDAICNLDSPLSLGRLLQWHEWLFPNESMSLYSVRAGQLRGEEPMQVVSGRIDKPTVHYEAPPRDRLESELVKFITWFNQSLKEPTIDPLLRAAICHFWFVTLHPFEDGNGRITRALTDLALAQDDKQSIRLYAMSTTILANRNEYYLKLEKSQRNTTNITSWLCWFLQTMENSLQTAIHKIDQTLAKSRFWQSFQDAELTKEQCKILNLMFDEGHKDFANGISASQYKKIAKVSKATATRHLADLLEKGCIEKLPGGGRSTRYQIASKFIKINFAIPTNV, via the coding sequence ATGAGCGACACGCAAAAAAATTGGATTTGGCAACAATTAGATTGGCCAAAGTTTCATTGGGATGAAGCAGTAATTCAACCCTTATTACGTGCAGTCAGGTTAAAACAGGGTGTACTTTTGGGAAGAACTGGAGCAGTGAACGATAATATCACACTTGAAGCTTCTCTAGATACATTGCTGCAAAATATCATTGCTTCATCGGCAATTGAAGGGGAACAGTTGAATGCTCAATCTGTTCGGTCGTCACTGGCAAAACGCATTGGTCTGCATCTAAACCAATCCTATCCTACAACAGAACGTTCAGAAGGCTTGGCGCAAATGATGCTGGATGCTATTTGTAATTTGGATTCACCCTTATCATTGGGACGGTTGCTCCAATGGCATGAGTGGCTTTTCCCCAATGAATCAATGTCTCTTTATTCAGTCAGAGCGGGACAGTTGCGAGGTGAAGAGCCTATGCAGGTTGTCTCAGGACGTATTGATAAACCCACAGTGCATTATGAAGCGCCTCCGAGAGACCGGTTAGAATCAGAGTTAGTCAAATTTATAACTTGGTTTAACCAAAGTTTGAAAGAGCCGACTATAGATCCTTTGTTACGAGCAGCTATCTGCCATTTTTGGTTTGTAACTCTCCATCCTTTTGAGGATGGAAACGGACGAATAACACGTGCTCTAACTGATCTGGCATTAGCTCAGGATGATAAGCAGAGTATTCGTTTATACGCCATGTCAACTACTATTCTAGCTAATCGTAATGAGTATTATTTAAAACTAGAAAAAAGTCAGCGCAACACAACAAATATAACCTCATGGTTGTGTTGGTTTTTGCAAACAATGGAAAATAGTCTGCAAACTGCCATTCATAAAATTGACCAAACACTTGCTAAAAGTCGTTTTTGGCAGTCTTTTCAGGATGCGGAACTCACTAAGGAACAATGCAAAATTCTTAATCTAATGTTTGATGAAGGTCACAAAGATTTTGCAAATGGTATCAGTGCATCACAATATAAAAAAATTGCCAAGGTAAGTAAGGCTACAGCTACTAGGCATTTGGCTGATTTACTTGAAAAGGGTTGCATCGAAAAATTACCAGGTGGTGGACGAAGCACGCGATATCAAATTGCCTCGAAATTTATAAAAATAAACTTTGCAATACCAACTAATGTGTAG
- a CDS encoding carbon storage regulator, which yields MNIVTIPFEEPLTVNIKGTVVQVVAFKTLEHGNIKFGVEAPRAVEVHREEIYNAIKQKRQNNDTE from the coding sequence ATGAATATCGTAACTATCCCGTTTGAAGAACCGTTAACTGTTAATATTAAAGGCACCGTCGTTCAGGTAGTGGCATTCAAAACCTTAGAGCATGGCAATATTAAATTTGGTGTCGAGGCCCCACGTGCGGTGGAGGTTCATCGGGAGGAAATTTATAATGCCATTAAACAAAAACGACAAAACAATGACACTGAATAA
- a CDS encoding phosphatase PAP2 family protein has product MQRNTQTCSLFAALVLCLLALIALYINTSVFKYPGNNYFPPDVFLIAVLLFLALIGSYLQFGRGSIAVKITKELIYYFLVMSVIALATNAIQYTPFAPIDNQLIELENSLHINVNSIVAWTVSHSWLTTLLVHIYDSLPYQMSILPVVTIFMRKFFYMREYYCLLLISALIGFALYYFYPTVAPASVINSPLFTPEQYATGIKFKEIHQHLPPSTMEGGMIAFPSFHAIWAWLCLYLVRWSRLLFYLFLPINLLLIASCVLLGWHYPLDLVGSGLVLLLTYSLCSHCAKKELTYFFRNSTRVS; this is encoded by the coding sequence ATGCAGCGAAACACTCAGACTTGCTCTTTATTCGCCGCCCTTGTTCTATGCTTATTAGCCCTCATAGCACTTTATATTAACACTTCAGTCTTTAAATACCCCGGCAACAATTATTTCCCACCAGATGTGTTTTTAATAGCCGTTCTTCTTTTTTTGGCATTGATAGGTAGCTACTTGCAATTCGGTAGAGGCAGTATTGCTGTCAAAATAACGAAAGAATTAATTTATTATTTTCTTGTGATGTCTGTGATTGCTTTAGCCACCAATGCCATTCAATATACACCTTTTGCCCCCATTGATAATCAACTAATTGAATTAGAAAACTCTTTACACATCAATGTAAATAGCATTGTCGCCTGGACAGTAAGCCATTCTTGGCTAACCACCCTGCTTGTTCATATTTATGATAGCTTACCTTATCAAATGAGTATTTTGCCCGTAGTGACAATATTCATGCGCAAGTTTTTCTATATGCGAGAATACTATTGTTTATTACTTATAAGTGCACTAATTGGATTTGCACTTTATTATTTTTATCCTACTGTGGCTCCTGCCAGTGTTATTAACAGCCCATTGTTTACTCCAGAACAATATGCAACAGGCATTAAATTTAAAGAAATCCACCAACATCTCCCACCGTCCACCATGGAGGGGGGCATGATTGCTTTTCCTTCTTTTCATGCAATCTGGGCTTGGCTTTGTCTCTATCTTGTTCGTTGGTCACGCTTGCTTTTCTATTTATTTCTGCCAATTAATTTATTACTTATCGCATCGTGTGTCTTGTTAGGTTGGCATTATCCCCTCGATTTGGTGGGCAGCGGACTCGTTTTATTGCTCACTTATAGCCTGTGCTCCCACTGCGCTAAAAAAGAATTAACTTATTTTTTTAGGAACTCCACTAGGGTGTCTTAA
- a CDS encoding L,D-transpeptidase family protein — protein sequence MKTSKLLGALCLSMATLNPLWAITFVLPEQGDMVGEVQYANPEAGETLSEIGIRFDIGYYEMVRANPHVDPASPLPANITVLIPSQFILPPVSRRGIVINLAEYRLYYFPPNDNVVVTMPVGIGREGWTTPSGITKVIGKERDPIWRPTANVKAEAAKQGVPIPNEFPAGFANPLGRHVLRLGWPTYLIHGTNRRDGVGARVSAGCMRMMPEDIEYLFSLVAVGTPVHVLNEPVKFGYSDGSLYMQLHPLLAEQKNHNLDSLVYRQLVRMAVVNKVNKKIVQLELRHPSGVPKKIS from the coding sequence ATGAAAACATCAAAGCTTTTAGGCGCTTTATGCCTTAGTATGGCAACGTTAAATCCTCTGTGGGCTATTACTTTTGTTCTGCCTGAGCAAGGTGATATGGTCGGTGAGGTACAATATGCTAATCCAGAAGCTGGAGAAACATTAAGCGAAATTGGGATTCGTTTTGATATTGGTTACTATGAAATGGTTCGAGCTAATCCCCATGTCGATCCTGCTAGTCCTCTACCTGCTAATATCACAGTACTTATTCCATCCCAATTTATTCTTCCACCAGTATCACGAAGAGGCATAGTTATTAATTTAGCTGAATACCGTTTGTATTACTTTCCTCCAAATGACAATGTGGTGGTAACAATGCCTGTCGGTATTGGTCGTGAAGGTTGGACAACGCCATCGGGAATAACCAAAGTTATAGGCAAGGAAAGAGATCCTATTTGGCGACCAACAGCAAATGTAAAAGCTGAAGCAGCTAAGCAGGGAGTGCCTATTCCTAATGAATTTCCTGCAGGTTTTGCTAATCCTTTGGGAAGGCATGTTTTACGTTTAGGTTGGCCTACTTACCTCATTCATGGCACAAATCGACGTGATGGCGTGGGAGCAAGGGTGAGTGCTGGTTGTATGAGAATGATGCCTGAAGACATTGAATATTTATTTAGTCTTGTTGCAGTGGGAACTCCGGTGCATGTGCTTAATGAGCCCGTAAAATTTGGATATTCTGACGGAAGCTTATATATGCAGCTCCATCCGTTACTGGCTGAGCAGAAAAATCATAATCTAGATTCATTAGTGTATAGGCAATTAGTGCGAATGGCTGTAGTCAATAAAGTGAATAAGAAAATAGTGCAGTTAGAATTAAGACACCCTAGTGGAGTTCCTAAAAAAATAAGTTAA
- a CDS encoding 3-hydroxyacyl-CoA dehydrogenase NAD-binding domain-containing protein, with the protein MSNYKHWELQTDADHIAWLAINRQDTAVNAINNDVLDELNSLLQEIGQRSNLKGLIIYSGKNKGFIAGADVNAFSQFTAPAEAVDFLRKGQAVFSRLEALSIPTVAMIDGFCMGGGLELALACNYRVASDDKDTRIGLPEIMLGIHPGWGGTVRLPRLIGGFNALSKVILTGAPLSAEKAKYLGVVDDVVPLRQLKRAAVYFIKNKPPKHRPSFAQSITNYSWIRALLALVLRYNVAKRVSKEHYPAPFAVIDLWEKEGGIGERAYLKEADSVEQLVSQGDTSRNLIRAFLLRERMKAFAKDSDFKAQHVHVIGAGVMGGDIAAWCALRGMRVTLQDKSHLQIAPAIGRAYALFKKKLRKPRLIQAAMDRLIVDSEGHGIARADVIIEAVFENLEVKQAIMQQVEAKAKKDAIIATNTSSIPLDEISQVMKNPERLVGIHFFNPVAKMELVEVVSSSKTTKKVCKDSCAFVNQIGRLPLPVKSSPGFLINRVLMPYLMECVQLLEEGYSGEEIDEAAKDFGMVMGPVELADTVGMDVCLAVAENLTSHFGGTVPQRLRDMVKEGKLGRKTGQGFYRYKNGKPVKQKVTSTKSAKDIANRLILRMVNEAATCLREGVVADSDLLDGGMIFATGFAPFRGGPMNYAKHFGHDKLNELFAKLEAQYGERFKADASL; encoded by the coding sequence ATGAGTAACTATAAACACTGGGAATTACAAACGGATGCAGATCACATCGCTTGGTTAGCTATCAATCGACAAGATACTGCTGTTAACGCGATTAACAACGATGTTTTAGATGAATTAAATAGCCTGCTACAAGAAATCGGCCAACGCTCTAATCTAAAAGGATTAATCATTTATTCTGGTAAGAATAAAGGTTTTATCGCTGGAGCAGATGTTAATGCATTTTCACAATTTACAGCCCCAGCGGAAGCAGTCGATTTTTTAAGAAAAGGCCAAGCTGTTTTTTCTCGCTTAGAAGCATTATCAATTCCTACTGTAGCGATGATAGATGGTTTTTGTATGGGTGGAGGATTGGAACTAGCGCTTGCCTGCAATTATCGTGTAGCTAGTGATGACAAAGATACCCGTATAGGCTTACCTGAAATTATGTTGGGTATTCATCCAGGGTGGGGTGGGACTGTTCGTTTACCAAGATTGATTGGTGGTTTTAATGCCTTATCCAAAGTAATTTTAACTGGTGCACCACTTAGTGCAGAAAAGGCCAAATATCTGGGCGTGGTTGATGATGTGGTTCCTTTAAGACAATTAAAGCGGGCAGCAGTTTATTTTATAAAAAATAAACCACCGAAACATAGACCAAGCTTTGCACAATCAATAACTAACTATTCTTGGATACGTGCTTTACTTGCATTGGTGTTGCGTTATAACGTCGCCAAACGGGTATCAAAGGAACATTACCCAGCACCTTTTGCGGTGATTGATCTTTGGGAAAAAGAAGGTGGAATAGGCGAACGAGCTTATCTTAAGGAAGCAGATTCTGTTGAGCAGCTTGTCAGCCAAGGTGATACTTCTCGCAATCTAATACGGGCATTTTTACTGCGAGAGCGCATGAAAGCATTTGCCAAAGATAGTGATTTCAAAGCCCAACATGTACATGTTATTGGTGCTGGTGTCATGGGTGGTGATATAGCAGCTTGGTGTGCGTTAAGAGGAATGCGTGTTACTTTACAGGATAAATCTCATTTACAAATCGCTCCTGCAATTGGGCGTGCCTATGCTTTATTTAAAAAGAAATTACGGAAGCCTCGCCTTATCCAGGCCGCAATGGATCGTTTGATTGTTGATTCTGAGGGGCACGGTATTGCTCGTGCTGACGTGATTATTGAAGCTGTTTTTGAAAATTTAGAAGTTAAACAAGCAATTATGCAACAAGTTGAAGCCAAAGCTAAAAAAGATGCAATTATTGCTACTAATACGTCAAGTATTCCCCTTGATGAAATAAGTCAGGTAATGAAAAATCCTGAGCGTTTGGTTGGGATTCATTTCTTTAATCCTGTTGCGAAAATGGAACTCGTTGAAGTCGTGAGTAGCTCTAAAACCACCAAAAAGGTTTGCAAAGATTCTTGTGCATTTGTTAACCAAATTGGACGCTTGCCTTTGCCTGTAAAATCCAGTCCTGGGTTTTTAATCAATCGTGTACTAATGCCTTACCTCATGGAGTGTGTTCAGCTGCTTGAGGAAGGATACAGCGGTGAAGAAATTGATGAGGCAGCAAAAGATTTTGGTATGGTAATGGGACCAGTTGAATTAGCTGATACAGTAGGGATGGATGTTTGTTTGGCTGTGGCTGAAAATTTAACCAGTCATTTTGGTGGCACCGTTCCTCAAAGATTGCGTGATATGGTCAAAGAGGGCAAGCTTGGTCGTAAAACAGGTCAAGGATTTTATCGTTATAAAAATGGCAAACCTGTTAAGCAAAAGGTAACAAGTACTAAATCAGCTAAGGATATTGCTAATCGACTGATCTTGCGCATGGTTAATGAAGCTGCTACTTGTCTCCGAGAAGGAGTTGTTGCAGACAGCGATTTATTGGATGGTGGAATGATTTTCGCTACAGGTTTTGCACCTTTCCGTGGCGGTCCAATGAACTATGCCAAACACTTCGGCCACGATAAGTTAAATGAGCTTTTTGCAAAATTAGAAGCTCAATATGGCGAGCGTTTTAAGGCTGATGCCAGCTTATAA